A genomic window from Serratia liquefaciens includes:
- the puuC gene encoding aldehyde dehydrogenase PuuC yields the protein MDFHHLQYWQHRAQALNIENRLFINGRYQQAAEGETFAVEDPAGQRELTQVARGSSVDIDLAVSAAREVFERGDWSRAAPAQRKATLLKLAALMEQHHEELALLETLDTGKPIRHSLRDDVPGAIRCLRWYAEAIDKVYGEIAPTGSDALALIEREPIGVVGAIVPWNFPLLLACWKLGPALATGNSVILKPSEKSPLSAIYLGQLAQQAGLPDGVLNIVPGFGQDAGKALALHNDVDALTFTGSTQVAKQLMIYAGQSNMKRVWLEAGGKSANIIFADCPDLDKAAQSAAAGIFYNQGQVCIAGTRLLVEESIQQAFLQALRRHAAAFAPGNPLDPATVMGTLIDQGHCEKVADYIEQGLTQGAALFLDGRDHPQGGHAGYLGPTILTQVDNAMSVARDEIFGPVLAVTSFSGEQQAMQLANDSDYGLGAAVWTRDLSRAHRLARQLKAGTVFVNNYNDGDMTVPFGGYKQSGNGRDKSLHALDKFTELKTTWISLE from the coding sequence ATGGACTTCCACCACCTGCAGTATTGGCAACACCGGGCGCAGGCCCTGAATATTGAGAACCGACTGTTTATCAATGGCCGCTATCAGCAGGCGGCCGAAGGCGAAACCTTTGCCGTGGAGGACCCTGCCGGTCAGCGAGAGCTGACCCAGGTGGCCCGGGGCAGCAGCGTAGATATTGATCTGGCGGTCAGCGCCGCCCGCGAGGTGTTTGAACGTGGTGACTGGTCGCGAGCGGCTCCGGCGCAGCGCAAGGCTACGCTGCTCAAGCTGGCGGCCTTGATGGAACAGCACCACGAAGAGCTGGCGCTGCTGGAAACGCTGGACACCGGAAAACCGATTCGCCACAGCCTGCGCGATGATGTGCCCGGCGCTATCCGCTGCCTGCGCTGGTATGCCGAAGCGATCGATAAGGTTTATGGTGAAATAGCCCCCACCGGCAGCGATGCGCTGGCGTTGATCGAACGCGAACCCATTGGCGTGGTCGGCGCCATAGTGCCGTGGAACTTCCCGTTATTGCTCGCCTGTTGGAAGCTCGGCCCGGCGCTGGCCACCGGCAACAGCGTGATCCTGAAACCCTCTGAGAAATCCCCGCTGAGCGCGATCTATCTGGGCCAACTGGCGCAGCAGGCCGGGCTGCCTGACGGCGTGCTGAACATCGTTCCCGGTTTCGGTCAGGATGCGGGTAAGGCGCTGGCGCTGCACAACGACGTCGACGCACTGACCTTCACCGGCTCAACCCAGGTCGCCAAACAACTGATGATCTACGCCGGTCAGTCCAATATGAAGCGGGTCTGGCTGGAAGCCGGTGGCAAAAGCGCCAATATCATCTTTGCCGACTGCCCGGATCTGGATAAGGCCGCGCAAAGCGCCGCCGCCGGGATTTTTTATAACCAGGGGCAAGTGTGCATCGCCGGGACCCGGTTGTTGGTGGAAGAAAGCATACAGCAGGCATTTTTACAGGCCTTGCGCCGTCATGCAGCAGCCTTCGCGCCTGGCAATCCGCTCGATCCGGCAACGGTGATGGGCACATTGATCGACCAGGGCCACTGCGAAAAAGTGGCTGACTATATCGAACAGGGTTTGACTCAGGGCGCTGCGCTGTTCCTCGACGGTCGCGATCATCCGCAAGGCGGGCACGCCGGTTATCTCGGCCCAACCATTCTCACCCAGGTAGACAACGCCATGAGCGTAGCGCGCGACGAAATCTTCGGCCCGGTATTGGCGGTCACTTCGTTTAGCGGTGAGCAGCAGGCCATGCAGTTGGCGAACGACAGCGACTACGGCCTGGGGGCTGCGGTCTGGACCCGCGACCTGTCCCGTGCCCATCGTTTGGCACGTCAGTTAAAAGCCGGCACGGTGTTCGTCAATAACTACAACGACGGGGACATGACCGTTCCTTTCGGCGGCTACAAGCAAAGCGGCAACGGCCGCGACAAATCGCTGCACGCACTGGACAAATTCACCGAGCTGAAAACCACCTGGATTTCATTGGAATAA
- the puuR gene encoding HTH-type transcriptional regulator PuuR, with protein MSDVSLAPGKRLSQIRQQLGLSQRRAAELSGLTHSAISTIEQDKVSPAISTLQKLLTVYGLSLSAFFAEPEKPAEPRIVIDYQDLIEIGSQGVSMKLIHNGDPNRTLAMMIETYEPGTTTGERIKHQGEEIGTLLEGEIVLQVNGQAYPLLAGQSYAINTGIPHSFSNTSARICRIISAHTPTTF; from the coding sequence ATGAGCGATGTCAGCTTGGCACCGGGAAAACGTCTGTCGCAAATCCGCCAGCAATTGGGATTGTCGCAGCGCCGCGCGGCCGAACTGTCTGGGTTAACTCACAGCGCCATCAGCACCATCGAACAGGACAAGGTCAGTCCGGCCATCAGCACCTTACAAAAGCTGCTGACGGTGTACGGGCTGTCCCTGTCGGCATTTTTCGCCGAACCGGAGAAACCGGCTGAGCCACGGATTGTTATCGACTATCAGGATCTGATCGAGATTGGCAGCCAGGGGGTTTCCATGAAACTGATCCACAACGGCGATCCTAATCGCACCCTGGCGATGATGATCGAAACCTATGAGCCGGGTACCACCACCGGCGAACGCATCAAGCATCAGGGGGAAGAGATCGGCACCCTGCTGGAAGGCGAAATCGTGCTGCAGGTCAACGGGCAGGCTTATCCCCTGCTGGCCGGCCAGAGCTACGCCATCAACACCGGCATTCCCCACAGTTTCAGCAACACGTCGGCGCGTATTTGCCGGATTATCAGCGCCCATACGCCGACGACATTCTGA
- the puuD gene encoding gamma-glutamyl-gamma-aminobutyrate hydrolase, which produces MGNIFNRPVVGVVMCRYRLNGHLTQTLQEKYLNAVIAAGGLPIALPHALAEPKLLEELLPQLDGILLPGSPSNVQPHLYGENGDEPDADPGRDELSLALIRHSLDRRIPLFAICRGMQEMVVATQGALHRRLYELPELLEHREDHDLPLEQQYAPAHEVIVHEGGLLSQLIPDCNRFWVNSLHGQGAKTLGAGVRIEAHAADGLVEAISLRDQPFALGVQWHPEWNSEEYALSRLLFEGFISACRNYQKEKRP; this is translated from the coding sequence ATGGGCAATATATTTAACAGACCAGTGGTCGGCGTAGTGATGTGCAGGTATAGGTTAAACGGGCACCTCACTCAGACCTTGCAAGAAAAGTACCTAAATGCCGTTATCGCTGCGGGCGGCCTGCCGATAGCCCTGCCACACGCGTTGGCAGAACCGAAACTGCTCGAGGAGTTACTGCCGCAACTCGACGGCATTCTGTTGCCAGGCAGCCCCAGCAACGTGCAGCCGCACCTTTATGGTGAAAACGGCGATGAGCCTGACGCCGATCCCGGGCGAGATGAATTGAGCCTGGCGCTGATCCGCCACTCGCTCGACAGGCGCATTCCCCTTTTCGCCATTTGCCGTGGCATGCAGGAAATGGTGGTCGCTACCCAGGGCGCCCTGCACCGCCGGCTGTATGAACTGCCCGAGCTGCTCGAACACCGTGAAGATCACGATCTGCCGCTCGAACAGCAATATGCCCCCGCCCACGAAGTCATCGTTCATGAAGGGGGCTTACTCTCGCAACTGATACCGGATTGCAACAGATTCTGGGTGAACTCATTGCATGGCCAGGGCGCGAAGACGCTGGGAGCCGGCGTACGTATCGAAGCCCACGCCGCCGACGGGTTGGTTGAAGCCATCAGCCTGCGCGATCAGCCCTTTGCGCTGGGCGTGCAATGGCACCCGGAATGGAACAGTGAGGAATACGCCCTGTCGCGCCTGCTGTTTGAAGGTTTCATTAGCGCCTGCCGGAACTATCAAAAGGAAAAACGCCCATGA
- a CDS encoding glutamine synthetase family protein produces MQTNIVEVENFVQHHEEKRSSAFQREVKKYLERYPLTQHVDVLLTDLNGSFRGKRIPVGGLSKLEKGCYFPASVFAMDILGNVVEEAGLGQELGEPDHICVPVLGTLTPSAADPQYIGQVLLTMLDEDGTPFDVEPRNVLNRVWQRLRQRGLSPVVAVELEFYLIDRQRDSEGYLQPPCAPGTQERNTQSQVYSVDNLNNFADVLSEIDELARLQGLPADGAVAEASPGQFEVNLHHTDNVLQACDHALALKRLIRMVAENHNMQATFMAKPYEEHAGSGMHVHISMLDRQGNNVLADDDGEDSALLKQALAGMIALMPSSIALLAPNVNAYRRFQPGMYVPTQASWGHNNRTVALRIPCGDRDSHRVEYRVAGADANPYLVMATILAGIVYGLETPLPLQEPVTGNGLEQDGLPFPIRQSDALYEFEHQPVLNALLGERFSHVYLACKTDELVQFERLITDTEIEWMLKNA; encoded by the coding sequence ATGCAGACCAACATAGTAGAAGTGGAAAACTTTGTTCAGCACCACGAAGAAAAGCGAAGTAGCGCGTTCCAACGTGAAGTGAAGAAGTATCTGGAACGTTATCCATTAACTCAGCACGTTGACGTTCTGTTGACCGACCTTAATGGCAGCTTCCGCGGCAAACGCATTCCGGTTGGCGGGCTGAGCAAACTGGAGAAGGGCTGTTACTTCCCGGCGTCGGTGTTTGCGATGGATATTCTTGGCAACGTGGTTGAAGAGGCCGGATTGGGGCAAGAGCTCGGTGAGCCGGACCACATCTGCGTACCGGTGTTGGGCACGCTGACACCGTCGGCGGCGGATCCACAATATATCGGCCAGGTACTGCTCACCATGCTGGATGAAGATGGTACTCCCTTTGACGTTGAACCGCGCAATGTGCTGAACCGAGTGTGGCAGCGTTTGCGTCAGCGCGGGCTATCCCCCGTAGTAGCGGTAGAGTTGGAGTTCTATCTCATCGATCGTCAGCGTGATTCGGAAGGTTATCTGCAGCCGCCGTGTGCGCCGGGTACGCAGGAGCGTAACACCCAAAGCCAGGTTTATTCGGTAGACAACCTTAACAACTTTGCCGACGTGCTGAGTGAGATCGACGAATTGGCACGCCTGCAGGGGCTGCCGGCAGACGGTGCGGTGGCCGAAGCCTCGCCCGGTCAGTTTGAAGTCAATCTGCACCATACCGACAACGTGCTGCAGGCCTGCGACCATGCGCTGGCGTTGAAACGCCTGATCCGCATGGTGGCGGAAAATCACAACATGCAGGCCACCTTTATGGCCAAGCCGTATGAAGAGCACGCCGGCAGTGGCATGCACGTGCATATCAGCATGCTGGATCGTCAGGGCAACAACGTGCTGGCAGATGATGACGGCGAGGATTCTGCGCTGTTGAAACAGGCACTGGCGGGAATGATTGCCCTGATGCCTTCTTCTATTGCGCTGCTGGCGCCGAACGTCAATGCCTACCGCCGCTTCCAGCCGGGTATGTACGTGCCGACCCAGGCGTCCTGGGGCCACAACAATCGTACCGTGGCGCTGCGCATTCCCTGTGGCGATCGCGATAGCCACCGCGTGGAGTACCGCGTGGCCGGTGCCGATGCCAACCCTTATCTGGTGATGGCGACCATTTTGGCGGGCATCGTCTACGGGCTGGAAACACCGCTGCCACTGCAAGAGCCGGTAACCGGCAACGGGCTGGAGCAGGACGGACTGCCATTCCCTATCCGCCAGAGCGATGCGCTGTACGAATTCGAGCATCAGCCGGTGCTGAATGCGCTGCTGGGTGAAAGGTTCAGCCATGTTTATCTGGCCTGTAAAACGGATGAGCTGGTGCAGTTTGAGCGCCTGATCACCGATACCGAAATCGAGTGGATGCTGAAAAACGCCTGA